TTATTGGCTCGATGTATGGCCCCCAAATAAAGAAGTCATCGTTGAAGATGATCCAGAGCAAATTCTCGAAGCAATCAATGGCCAGGGTATTACGAGATTACTAGTCGAGGACATTCCCCAAACGGCTGCCATGTTTCTAAGAGAAACGGTTACGACGGCTAACCAAAGGCTGAAAAGTGCAATTGCCTATTCTCCGACAGGGCGTGTTAAGGATGCCGATATTCAAATTCAAAATTGTTCTAAAACGGAGCAATATGTGATGGCCTCATTGAAGCGTACGAAAGGAATACCAAAAGAAATGTATGTTAAGCTATGCCAAAGCAGGCGGCTATTGAATTCTGGAGGTTGTGTCACAGAAACCTATCGGCGAATTGATGTAGCTCAAAGCTTGAATATGCTGACAGATTTTTCAGGACCAGGTCCGACGACCAAGCATTATCTTTCCTTGCTTTAAATAGTAGAGCGACCGAAATCTTGTTTATCGGTCGCTTTTTTGAATTTATCGGTCGCATTTGAAATTTTATCGGTCGCATTATTGATTTTATCGTTCGCATTTCAAAATTTATCGGTCAATGTTAAAATTATCACAGGCTAGACACACGAAAATGATGGATTCTATTCCCAAAAAAACAAAAAAGCTGACCAAAGCCAGCAACAAAATAAAAACTATCTATCTACAGTTCCAGGACAAGATTTTTCCCCGCGATACACAGGTTAAGATCACGTTATTATTCTTTTTCTCTTCCTCTGTCAGATAGACATCACGATGGTCAACCTCACCTTCAAGTACACCGACCTCACAGCTGCCACATCCACCAATTTTGCACGAATATGGAGCTTTAACGCCACTATTCAATAGCGTCTCAAGCAGGCTTTCGTCCCCTGTTACATTCAACACTCTCTTACTCTTATTTAAATTCACTTGAAATGGATAAGTTGGTCCGAAATCAGGTGGAGAGAATAGTTCATAATGAATACTTTTTTCAGGATAACCAAACCCGTAAGCTGCGTTTTTAAACTGATGAACCATTGATTCTGGACCGCAAAAATAAACATGCGAACCAATTTTTTGTCCAATCATAATCCCAGGGTCCATTTTCTTTTGCTCATTAGAAAAATAAAAATACGTTTGTTGAGGATATTCGGTAGTGAGAAAATTAAAAAAGGAACAGGCCTCCTTTGAAGCAGCAGCGTAGTGTAATTCAAATGATTTCCCCTTCGCCTTTAATTCAGCAGCCATTGCCAAGAAAGGTGTTATACCAATCCCAGCCGCAAGAAAGACGTGATGCTTTGCCTGAAAGCTTAAGGAAAATTGATTTTTCGGGAAGCTAATTTCCAATTCCTGACCAGTACGAACATGATTATGCCAATATACCGATCCCCCTTTTGATTTAGGGTTTCGATTAATGGCAATTTCATAGTAATCGGTTTGATTTGGATTGCTAATTAATGAATAATGTCGCTCTAATTCCTTTCCCTCATTTTCCAAATAGGTAGTAATATGGGCTCCAGCGCTGAATTTCGGCAAGGACCCCGCTTTTACTGGAGTTAGTCGAAACCGTTTAACCTTTGGAGTTTCATAAATTACTTCTGAAACGACAGCTTGTATCCTCTCTTGTTTTACCATGTTCTCCTTATCCTCCTTTACGGAACTCTTTAATGGATTATTTTAGATATTGTTATCGTTACAAAAAAAGCACAATCAAACAATCTTGTTTTCTCACATAGTAGGATAATATTAGAAAGCCCGGAAGCTTCCTTTACAGACTCACACTTAAGTACAACTTACACGAAAACAAAAAGATGGTTCCGTTTTGTACAATAATCACCCTGTAAAAATCGGTACTTTTAATACATTGAAGACATCGGAAAGGAGTGAAAACTTTGTCTAGTGTCATCCAAAAGTCAAGAATCCTTCTCGAAGCGATTAAGCCTGAAAAAGATAAGGAGGAATGGAGCGCTACAGAAATCAGTAAAAAACTAGAAATTCCAGTCCAGACAGTACACAGATTACTTAATTCACTCTCTGAGGCGGGCTTTGTTTCAAAAAACATGGAAACGAAAAAATTCCGGCTTAGCTTTAACCTTATTCAAATGGGTTTTGCTTTCCGGAATAGTCTATCTGTTTATCAAAACTCCTTGCCCATCATGGAAAAACTAGCAGATAAAGCAAAACATTGTACCTGTCTAACCGTAATCGAAGACATTGAAGGGATCGTTGTCAATTGGAATAATCCCACTTCAGCACTGAACATTGATCCATCACTCCTACGAAACCCACTTCACATTGGAGCTGCAAATAAGGTCCTATTAACCTATCTCCCATCATCCTTGAAAGATAGAACAATCAGCTCGTTATGTTCTATGGACCCTACACTACCAAAAGAAATGTTAGAAAATGAATTAAAATTGATTAAACAACAAGGGTGTGCCATTACTGTGGGTGAAATTTCTGAGGGAATAGCCGATATTGCAGCACCGATCTTTTCCTGGGAAGAAAAAATTGTGGCGGCAGTTAGTGTTCTTATTCCTATATCAACAGTTAATACCCAAAGGATTGAGGAACTTGTTTCCTTAACCATTAAAGCAGCAGAGGAT
The DNA window shown above is from Bacillus sp. T3 and carries:
- a CDS encoding PDR/VanB family oxidoreductase, coding for MVKQERIQAVVSEVIYETPKVKRFRLTPVKAGSLPKFSAGAHITTYLENEGKELERHYSLISNPNQTDYYEIAINRNPKSKGGSVYWHNHVRTGQELEISFPKNQFSLSFQAKHHVFLAAGIGITPFLAMAAELKAKGKSFELHYAAASKEACSFFNFLTTEYPQQTYFYFSNEQKKMDPGIMIGQKIGSHVYFCGPESMVHQFKNAAYGFGYPEKSIHYELFSPPDFGPTYPFQVNLNKSKRVLNVTGDESLLETLLNSGVKAPYSCKIGGCGSCEVGVLEGEVDHRDVYLTEEEKKNNNVILTCVSRGKILSWNCR
- a CDS encoding IclR family transcriptional regulator, with product MSSVIQKSRILLEAIKPEKDKEEWSATEISKKLEIPVQTVHRLLNSLSEAGFVSKNMETKKFRLSFNLIQMGFAFRNSLSVYQNSLPIMEKLADKAKHCTCLTVIEDIEGIVVNWNNPTSALNIDPSLLRNPLHIGAANKVLLTYLPSSLKDRTISSLCSMDPTLPKEMLENELKLIKQQGCAITVGEISEGIADIAAPIFSWEEKIVAAVSVLIPISTVNTQRIEELVSLTIKAAEDISEELGFYK